A stretch of DNA from Thermanaerothrix sp.:
CCAACATGTTCGGGGACATAGTAAGCGACCTGCTGGCCGCGCTTGGGGGAGGCATGGGCATTGCCCCTTCGGGCAACATAGGGGATGGGCTTTGCATGTTCGAGCCGGTCCACGGCTCCGCCCCGGACATAGCCGGGAAGGACCTGGCCAACCCCCTGGGGTCCATCCTATCCTCCGCCATGATGCTGGAACAGCTGGGTGAAACGAAGGCCGCCAAGGCCCTTAAGGGGGCGGTGCGGGACTACCTCTCCGGCAGCTCCGGGGATCAGCTGCCAGTGGAGATGGGCGGGACCCTTGGGACCCAGGCGGTGGGGGACCGGATCTTGGATATGCTGGAGAGGATTCAATGAGCTCCATGAACGGCGCCGCCATCACCGTAAAAGCCCTTGAGGAGCTGGGTGTGACGGCGGCCTTCGGCATCCCCGGAGGGCCGGTGATCCCCCTTTACGACCGCCTTCACCACAGCCCCATAAGGCACGTGCTCACCCGGCACGAACAGGCCGCCGCCCACGGGGCGGACGCTTACGGCAGGCTCACGGGACGCCCCGGGCTATGCATCGCCACCTCCGGGCCCGGGGCCACCAACCTGCTCACGGGCCTGGCCAACGCCTACCTCGACTCATCCCCCATGGTGGCCCTGGTGGGGCAGGTGCCCCGTTGGGCCATAGGTTCCGACGCCTTTCAGGAGGCGGACGTGATGGGAGCCGCCCTCTCCATGGTCAAGCACTCCTTCAGGGCCGCCTCGCCAAGGGACATACCCGCCATCCTCAAGGGGGCCTTCTACCTCGCCTCCACGGGACGGCCGGGGCCGGTGCTGGTGGAGATCCCCTTGGACGTGCAGCGGGCGGAAGGTGACTACTCCATGCCCCGGCAGGTCTCCTTCCGGGGCTACCGCACGGAGGAGGACCCGGACTTCGCCTGGGCGGACCGGACGGCGGAGCTGGTCATGAAATCCCAAAGGCCCCTGATACTGGCCGGAGGCGGGGTGGTCCGGGACTTCGCCTTCCAACAGCTCCTTAGGCTTTCGGAAGAGGCCAACCTGCCGGTGGCCACCACCCTCATGGGCAAGGGGGCCTTCCCGGAGGACCACCCCTTAAGCCTTGGGCTTGTGGGGATGCACGGCACCGCAAGGGGCAACCGGGCCTTGGGGAAAGCGGACCTCATCATCGCCGTGGGGGTGCGGTTCAGCGACAGGACCACCGGGGACAGGGAGGCCTTTGGCAGAAACGCAGCCATAGTGCACCTGGACATAGACCCTTCGG
This window harbors:
- the ilvB gene encoding biosynthetic-type acetolactate synthase large subunit, with translation MSSMNGAAITVKALEELGVTAAFGIPGGPVIPLYDRLHHSPIRHVLTRHEQAAAHGADAYGRLTGRPGLCIATSGPGATNLLTGLANAYLDSSPMVALVGQVPRWAIGSDAFQEADVMGAALSMVKHSFRAASPRDIPAILKGAFYLASTGRPGPVLVEIPLDVQRAEGDYSMPRQVSFRGYRTEEDPDFAWADRTAELVMKSQRPLILAGGGVVRDFAFQQLLRLSEEANLPVATTLMGKGAFPEDHPLSLGLVGMHGTARGNRALGKADLIIAVGVRFSDRTTGDREAFGRNAAIVHLDIDPSEHRKNIGTALHATVSAKRAIATLLDRLRGWRALDWAPQDEAIPQSRRADDGQVHPWQVMRALMDITKGEAVFTTEVGQNQMWAALHLKVSRPGSFITSGGLGTMGFGLPAAMGAAVAEKSRPVVCIAGDGSLMMNIQELDTLARYNLPVKVVLLNNRCLGMVRQWQQLFFEGRYSNTLYDRSPDFPGMAEAMGVRGLRVERAEQLIGALEAAFQHPGPALVDIWIPREDLVMPMVPPGGALEEMMTEYEGP